In Sulfitobacter sp. M39, the following proteins share a genomic window:
- a CDS encoding class I SAM-dependent RNA methyltransferase, with protein sequence MTEYTIQRLGHLGDGIAPGPLFAPMTLPGEVVTGTPDGQTLTDIRIVTPSENRVSAPCRHFKACGGCQLQHASDDYVADFKLGVVKASLDAHGIETVFKPLQTSPAQSRRRATFAAKRTKKGAMAGFHGRGSDVVIEIPGCQLLDPAVMGALPIAEKLAVIGTSRKAALAVTVTASRGGLDISAQNGKELDGPLRQELAHLCDSLGLARLTWDGEVIAMRTPPVQRFGAAKVTPPPGAFLQATPHGEAALVTAVREAVGEARHVIDLFAGCGTFSLPLADQAEVHAVEGDAAMTAALDHGWRMSTGLKPVTTEARDLFRRPLLPDELAKTDAVVIDPPRAGAEAQIAEIVKAMPPVLAYVSCNPVTFARDAAVLIAAGYTLNWVQVVDQFRWSSHVELAAQFTAPEVQRKRK encoded by the coding sequence ATGACAGAATATACAATCCAGCGACTTGGCCACCTGGGCGACGGCATTGCGCCCGGCCCTTTATTTGCTCCTATGACCCTGCCGGGCGAGGTGGTGACAGGCACGCCTGACGGTCAGACCCTGACCGACATCCGTATAGTCACCCCGTCAGAGAACCGGGTGTCGGCGCCGTGTCGCCACTTCAAGGCGTGTGGCGGCTGCCAGTTGCAGCATGCGTCGGATGATTACGTCGCGGATTTCAAACTGGGCGTGGTCAAGGCGTCGCTGGATGCCCACGGGATAGAGACTGTTTTCAAGCCGCTGCAAACCTCTCCTGCGCAATCGCGCCGTCGGGCAACCTTTGCGGCGAAACGCACCAAAAAGGGCGCGATGGCCGGTTTCCACGGGCGCGGGTCCGATGTGGTGATCGAAATTCCCGGGTGTCAGTTGCTGGACCCTGCGGTGATGGGCGCGCTACCGATTGCCGAAAAGCTTGCCGTGATCGGCACCAGCCGCAAGGCTGCCCTTGCTGTAACAGTGACCGCGTCGCGCGGGGGGCTCGATATCTCGGCCCAGAACGGGAAAGAGCTGGACGGCCCCTTGCGGCAAGAGCTGGCGCATCTGTGTGACAGTCTGGGGCTGGCGCGGCTGACCTGGGACGGCGAGGTGATCGCGATGCGCACGCCGCCCGTACAGCGTTTCGGTGCGGCCAAGGTGACGCCTCCGCCCGGTGCCTTCCTGCAAGCTACCCCGCACGGAGAGGCGGCGCTGGTCACCGCCGTGCGCGAGGCCGTCGGTGAGGCGCGCCATGTGATTGACCTGTTTGCCGGCTGCGGCACGTTCAGCCTGCCCTTGGCCGATCAGGCAGAGGTGCATGCCGTCGAAGGCGACGCCGCCATGACCGCCGCGCTGGATCACGGCTGGCGCATGTCGACGGGGCTAAAACCCGTGACGACAGAGGCGCGCGACCTGTTCCGCCGTCCCTTGCTGCCGGACGAGCTGGCCAAGACCGACGCCGTGGTCATCGACCCGCCGCGCGCGGGGGCAGAGGCGCAGATCGCCGAGATCGTCAAAGCGATGCCGCCGGTGCTGGCCTATGTGTCGTGTAACCCCGTCACCTTCGCGCGAGACGCCGCCGTGCTGATTGCCGCCGGTTATACGTTGAATTGGGTGCAAGTCGTTGATCAATTCCGCTGGTCCTCCCATGTGGAGCTGGCAGCGCAGTTCACTGCGCCGGAAGTACAACGCAAACGTAAGTAA
- a CDS encoding ion transporter has product MVGTVNMRERLGRWVEGRAVSNFIIGVIVFNAALLGMETAPALMEKYGTLILFLDRVCLFIFIAEIALKIIARGVGFFRNGWNVFDFTVVAIALVPAVQGLSVLRALRILRVLRVLSVAPRLRRVVEGFITALPGMGSVFLLMTIIFYIGSVIATKLFSDQFPEWFGSLPASAYSLFQIMTLESWSMGIVRPVMEVYPYAWVFFVPFILVTTFAVVNLLVGLIVNSMQDAHNEEETVRTDAYRLEVMEKLEAIEKKLAEHSRR; this is encoded by the coding sequence ATGGTGGGCACGGTAAACATGCGGGAACGTCTGGGAAGATGGGTCGAAGGGCGGGCCGTCAGCAATTTCATCATCGGTGTGATCGTGTTCAACGCCGCCCTGCTGGGGATGGAGACAGCCCCCGCCCTGATGGAGAAATACGGCACGCTGATACTGTTTCTTGATCGCGTCTGCCTGTTCATTTTCATCGCCGAGATCGCGCTCAAGATCATTGCGCGCGGGGTCGGCTTCTTCCGCAACGGGTGGAATGTGTTTGACTTTACGGTCGTTGCCATCGCGCTGGTGCCCGCGGTGCAGGGGCTGTCTGTCTTGCGGGCGCTGCGTATCCTGCGGGTTTTGCGGGTGCTGTCCGTCGCCCCGCGACTGCGCCGCGTTGTCGAAGGGTTTATCACCGCGTTGCCCGGTATGGGGTCGGTGTTCCTGCTGATGACGATCATCTTTTACATCGGGTCCGTCATCGCGACCAAATTGTTCAGCGACCAGTTCCCCGAATGGTTTGGGTCATTGCCCGCCAGCGCCTATAGCCTGTTCCAGATCATGACGCTGGAAAGCTGGTCGATGGGGATCGTCCGCCCGGTGATGGAGGTCTACCCCTATGCCTGGGTCTTCTTCGTGCCGTTTATTCTGGTCACGACCTTCGCCGTGGTGAACTTGCTGGTGGGTCTGATCGTGAACTCGATGCAGGACGCGCATAACGAGGAAGAGACCGTGCGCACCGATGCCTACCGGCTTGAGGTGATGGAAAAGCTGGAAGCGATCGAAAAGAAGCTTGCAGAGCACAGCCGCCGGTAA
- a CDS encoding L,D-transpeptidase family protein yields MKRRNLILGGTALVALGACSSSKFKRYNGPQVTYVVVNKGDRRMYLMHHDKVLESYDIKLGFAPVGHKVYEGDGRTPEGVYLIDRRNPNSRFHLSIGINYPNEMDRARAESLGKSPGGDIFIHGQKTAKDKNRTDWTWGCISVSNDEMEEIYAMVGDNTPIALNP; encoded by the coding sequence ATGAAACGCAGAAACCTGATTCTGGGTGGCACCGCGCTGGTCGCGCTTGGGGCCTGCAGCAGCAGTAAATTCAAACGGTACAACGGGCCGCAGGTCACCTATGTGGTCGTCAACAAAGGCGACCGTCGGATGTACCTGATGCACCACGACAAGGTGCTGGAATCATACGATATCAAACTGGGTTTCGCGCCCGTAGGCCACAAGGTGTACGAAGGCGACGGCCGCACGCCCGAAGGGGTGTATTTGATCGACCGGCGCAATCCGAACAGCCGGTTCCACCTGTCGATCGGCATCAACTACCCCAATGAAATGGACCGCGCCCGCGCCGAATCTTTGGGCAAAAGCCCCGGTGGCGATATCTTTATCCACGGTCAAAAGACCGCCAAGGACAAGAATCGCACCGATTGGACGTGGGGATGTATCTCTGTCTCGAACGACGAGATGGAGGAGATCTATGCGATGGTCGGGGATAACACCCCCATCGCACTGAACCCCTAA
- a CDS encoding CAP domain-containing protein encodes MIRLFSILISLTVALAACTPAPTPLASDGRPGPTVYKIGRNDTGKLQFRMLDSVNALRGASGLAPVQLDAQLNAAAATHSRDMAVQNRPWHFGSDGSSPVDRIQRVGYTGALVGEVISETYETELETLAAWMEKPDTRRIIMSKDAANMGFSWHQENNGKIWWTMVMGK; translated from the coding sequence ATGATCCGTCTGTTTTCAATCCTTATTTCCCTGACCGTGGCGCTGGCGGCTTGTACCCCTGCCCCGACCCCGCTTGCATCCGACGGTCGCCCCGGCCCCACGGTCTATAAGATCGGGCGCAATGATACCGGCAAGCTACAGTTCCGTATGCTTGATTCCGTGAACGCGCTGCGCGGTGCCTCTGGTCTGGCACCGGTTCAACTGGACGCACAACTGAACGCCGCCGCCGCCACCCATTCGCGGGATATGGCGGTGCAGAACCGCCCCTGGCACTTCGGGTCTGACGGGTCGTCCCCTGTCGATCGTATCCAACGTGTAGGGTATACCGGCGCGCTGGTCGGCGAAGTCATCTCGGAAACCTACGAGACCGAGCTTGAAACACTTGCCGCCTGGATGGAAAAACCAGACACCCGCCGCATCATCATGTCTAAAGATGCTGCGAACATGGGCTTTTCCTGGCATCAGGAAAACAACGGCAAGATCTGGTGGACTATGGTGATGGGGAAGTGA
- a CDS encoding L,D-transpeptidase: MSDKKFTLSSRRAFLAGSAAMLATPALAQSSVNSEATTETERDLTETVRRNTSSFRTLDWQPYFSDTKNGAILVDIDSRAVHYWSEDQSIYKLYPSSVPLTEELTRRGRTSVIQKVTGPTWRPTPSMLERNPEWPAVIGPGPDNPLGTHALYLSWTYYRIHGTHDTRKIGRRSSNGCIGLYNEHIAELFGMANVGTQVLLI, from the coding sequence ATGTCTGATAAGAAATTTACCCTTTCGTCGCGCCGTGCTTTCCTTGCTGGCAGCGCCGCGATGCTGGCAACGCCCGCGCTGGCGCAAAGCAGCGTCAACAGCGAAGCGACGACGGAGACGGAGCGCGATCTGACCGAGACCGTGCGCCGCAACACCTCCAGCTTCCGCACGCTGGATTGGCAGCCTTACTTCAGCGACACCAAGAACGGGGCCATTCTTGTCGATATCGACAGCCGCGCGGTGCATTACTGGTCCGAGGATCAGTCGATCTACAAGCTGTACCCCTCAAGCGTGCCGCTGACCGAGGAATTGACCCGCCGTGGACGTACCAGCGTGATCCAGAAGGTCACAGGCCCCACATGGCGTCCGACCCCGTCGATGCTGGAACGCAACCCAGAGTGGCCAGCGGTGATCGGGCCAGGCCCTGACAACCCCTTGGGCACCCACGCGCTGTACCTGAGCTGGACGTACTACCGTATCCATGGCACGCACGACACACGCAAGATCGGGCGTCGTTCGTCGAATGGCTGCATCGGCCTGTACAATGAACATATTGCTGAACTTTTTGGCATGGCGAACGTCGGCACCCAAGTGTTGCTTATTTGA
- the hemH gene encoding ferrochelatase: MTPQRPAHAQPDHPTVPAPKVGILLANLGTPDNYDYWSMRRYLSEFLSDRRVIDYSPWKWQPLLQLVILSKRPFTSGAAYKSIWNHEAGESPLMTITKQQTAKIKDAMQARYGDAVMVDYCMRYGNPSTQSKVAAMTAAGCQKILFFPLYPQYAGATSATANDAFFAALAKEKWQPAARTVEPYFDRPDYIEALATSIEKAYAKMETKPDKLLCSYHGVPLRYLMEGDPYHCQCQKTTRLLKERLGWDDTQIMTTFQSKFGPEEWLQPYTVEEVARQAEAGNKKIAVCAPAFSADCIETLEEINEEIKESFEHAGGEDFHYIPCLNDDDLHIKALSNVIEENLQGWID; the protein is encoded by the coding sequence ATGACGCCGCAGCGCCCAGCCCATGCACAACCTGACCACCCCACCGTGCCCGCCCCCAAGGTGGGTATCCTGCTGGCGAACCTCGGCACGCCGGACAACTATGATTACTGGTCAATGCGCCGTTATCTATCGGAATTTCTGTCGGACCGCCGCGTGATCGACTATAGCCCGTGGAAATGGCAACCGCTGCTTCAGCTGGTGATCCTGTCGAAACGCCCCTTCACCAGCGGTGCCGCGTATAAGTCGATCTGGAACCACGAGGCGGGGGAAAGTCCGCTGATGACCATCACCAAGCAGCAAACCGCGAAGATAAAAGACGCGATGCAGGCGCGGTATGGTGACGCAGTCATGGTCGATTACTGCATGCGCTACGGCAACCCGTCTACCCAATCCAAGGTGGCGGCGATGACCGCTGCGGGCTGCCAGAAGATCCTGTTCTTCCCGCTGTACCCGCAATACGCCGGTGCCACATCTGCCACCGCGAATGACGCGTTTTTCGCAGCGCTCGCCAAAGAGAAATGGCAGCCCGCCGCCCGCACGGTTGAACCCTATTTCGACCGCCCCGATTATATCGAAGCGCTCGCCACCTCGATCGAGAAGGCCTACGCCAAGATGGAGACAAAGCCCGACAAGCTGCTGTGTTCCTATCACGGTGTGCCGCTGCGCTATTTGATGGAGGGGGATCCCTACCACTGCCAATGCCAGAAAACGACGCGCCTGCTGAAGGAACGGCTGGGGTGGGACGACACCCAGATCATGACGACCTTCCAGTCGAAATTCGGCCCCGAAGAATGGCTGCAGCCCTATACCGTGGAAGAGGTCGCGCGGCAGGCCGAAGCCGGCAACAAAAAGATCGCGGTCTGCGCCCCTGCCTTTTCAGCCGATTGCATCGAAACGCTGGAAGAGATCAACGAAGAGATCAAGGAAAGCTTTGAACACGCGGGCGGGGAGGATTTTCACTATATCCCCTGCCTCAACGACGACGACTTGCACATCAAGGCGCTGTCCAATGTGATCGAGGAAAACCTGCAAGGCTGGATCGACTAA
- a CDS encoding SAM-dependent methyltransferase: protein MNASHTLTDRAALTRNRTRAADDALFLHRAALEEVDDRLSLVNRTFTSAAIVTGFPQVWGALHPNATLVEDTDTLALTQGAHDVVVHAMGMHWANDPVGQIIQSRRALQPDGLFLSVGFGGQTLHELRACLGQAEASITGGLSPRIAPMAELRDIGGLLQRAGLALPVADSVTLTTEYSDIWHLMRDLRAMGEANALTSRLRRPSGRAIFDAAGQLYRDHYATPEGRIKASFELVFLAGWAPADSQPKPLRPGSAQQRLADALATAETPLRD from the coding sequence ATGAACGCTTCACACACCCTGACCGATCGCGCGGCGCTGACCCGCAACCGCACCCGCGCCGCCGATGACGCCCTGTTCCTGCACCGCGCCGCCCTTGAAGAGGTCGATGATCGGCTGTCGCTGGTTAACAGAACCTTTACGTCCGCAGCGATTGTCACCGGCTTCCCGCAGGTCTGGGGCGCGCTGCATCCGAACGCGACGCTGGTGGAGGACACCGATACGCTTGCGCTGACCCAGGGCGCACATGATGTGGTGGTCCATGCGATGGGGATGCATTGGGCGAATGATCCGGTGGGTCAAATCATCCAGTCACGCCGCGCCCTGCAACCCGACGGGCTGTTTTTAAGCGTCGGTTTCGGCGGGCAGACCCTGCACGAGCTGCGCGCCTGTCTGGGTCAGGCCGAGGCGTCGATCACTGGCGGACTGTCGCCGCGGATCGCCCCTATGGCCGAGTTGCGCGATATCGGCGGGCTGCTGCAACGGGCGGGGCTTGCGCTGCCGGTGGCGGATTCCGTGACGCTGACAACGGAATACAGCGATATCTGGCACCTGATGCGCGACCTGCGCGCCATGGGAGAGGCCAACGCCCTGACCAGCCGCCTGCGCCGCCCCAGTGGCCGCGCGATCTTTGACGCGGCGGGGCAGCTTTACCGCGACCACTACGCCACGCCAGAGGGGCGCATCAAAGCAAGCTTTGAGCTGGTCTTTCTGGCGGGCTGGGCACCGGCGGACAGCCAGCCCAAACCCCTGCGACCCGGCTCTGCGCAGCAGCGCTTGGCCGATGCGCTGGCCACGGCAGAAACGCCGCTGCGCGATTGA
- a CDS encoding ComF family protein has translation MRDQLQTAVALIYPPSCLACGAWVAAHGGLCGPCWRDTGFIEGVVCETCGIPLLGDLSETDVRCDACLAAPPPWDHGRAALLYRDTGRRLVLALKHGDRQDIAKPAGHWMARVIAPFVTPDTLVVPVPLHYARLWKRRFNQSALLARALAREHKLGWCPDALRRVRRTAALEGKGRRERFAHLDGAITAHPRRADLLRDRPVLLVDDVMTSGATLQASARACLDAGAGPICVVTLARVAKDT, from the coding sequence ATGCGAGACCAGTTACAAACCGCTGTTGCGCTGATTTACCCGCCGTCCTGTCTGGCTTGCGGGGCGTGGGTGGCTGCACATGGGGGGCTGTGCGGTCCGTGCTGGCGCGACACGGGGTTCATTGAAGGTGTGGTCTGCGAAACCTGCGGTATTCCCTTGCTGGGCGATCTGTCCGAGACAGACGTGCGCTGCGACGCGTGCCTTGCCGCGCCGCCGCCGTGGGACCACGGGCGCGCCGCCCTTTTGTACCGAGATACGGGCCGCCGGCTGGTGCTGGCGCTGAAACACGGCGACCGTCAGGACATCGCCAAACCCGCGGGACACTGGATGGCGCGGGTGATCGCGCCGTTCGTCACGCCCGACACTTTGGTGGTGCCCGTGCCACTGCATTACGCGCGGCTGTGGAAGCGGCGGTTCAACCAATCGGCCCTGTTGGCCCGTGCGCTTGCCCGCGAACACAAGCTTGGGTGGTGCCCCGACGCGCTGCGCCGCGTCCGACGCACCGCCGCGCTAGAGGGGAAGGGACGCCGCGAACGCTTTGCCCATCTGGATGGCGCGATCACCGCCCATCCGCGTCGCGCCGACCTGCTGCGTGATCGTCCGGTGCTGCTGGTGGATGACGTGATGACATCGGGCGCGACATTACAGGCGTCAGCGCGGGCCTGTCTGGACGCAGGCGCAGGGCCAATCTGCGTCGTGACACTGGCAAGAGTGGCAAAAGATACTTAA
- the grxC gene encoding glutaredoxin 3, whose protein sequence is MQPVEIYTSPLCGFCHAAKRLLNEKGVSFAEVDVLAQPERKSEMIERANGGRTVPQIFIGDTHVGGCDDLYALERAGKLDALLAS, encoded by the coding sequence ATGCAACCTGTTGAGATCTATACCTCCCCGCTGTGCGGATTTTGCCATGCCGCCAAACGCCTGCTGAATGAAAAAGGCGTGAGCTTTGCCGAGGTCGACGTGCTTGCCCAGCCGGAGCGTAAGTCCGAGATGATCGAACGTGCCAATGGCGGGCGCACCGTGCCGCAGATCTTTATCGGCGACACCCATGTCGGCGGCTGTGATGACCTTTACGCGCTTGAGCGTGCGGGCAAGCTGGACGCCTTGTTGGCCTCCTGA
- a CDS encoding carbon-nitrogen hydrolase family protein, whose product MQAALIQLNVSDTPARNLAGTVEMVRDAAAQGAEFILTPEVTNCVSTSRDHQRSVLQHEDDDITLAALRDVAQETGIWLLIGSLGLKTRDADGRFANRSFLIDPQGQIKARYDKIHMFDVDIDAGESYRESAGYRPGDQAVVAQTPFAKIGMSICYDMRFPKLYQALADAGATILTMPAAFSPVTGAAHWHMLLRARAIETGCFVLAPAQTGTHASDDHKTRDTYGHSLVVAPWGEVLLDAGTAPGIYPFTLDMARVQEARTRVPSLANRRDFKAP is encoded by the coding sequence ATGCAGGCGGCGCTGATCCAGCTGAACGTCAGCGATACACCGGCCCGCAATCTGGCGGGCACGGTAGAGATGGTGCGCGATGCCGCGGCGCAGGGGGCAGAGTTTATCCTCACGCCCGAGGTCACGAACTGCGTCTCGACCAGCCGCGACCACCAGCGCAGCGTTTTGCAGCACGAAGACGATGACATCACCCTCGCCGCCTTGCGGGATGTGGCGCAAGAGACGGGCATCTGGCTGTTGATCGGGTCGCTTGGGCTGAAAACGCGGGATGCGGACGGGCGCTTTGCCAACCGGTCTTTCCTGATTGATCCGCAGGGGCAGATCAAAGCCCGCTACGACAAGATCCACATGTTCGACGTGGATATCGACGCGGGCGAAAGCTACCGCGAATCGGCAGGCTACCGTCCTGGCGATCAAGCGGTTGTGGCGCAGACGCCTTTCGCCAAAATCGGGATGAGCATCTGCTATGACATGCGCTTTCCCAAGCTCTATCAGGCGTTGGCGGATGCGGGGGCCACGATCCTGACCATGCCCGCCGCGTTTTCGCCCGTGACCGGTGCTGCGCATTGGCACATGCTGCTGCGTGCTCGTGCGATCGAGACAGGGTGTTTCGTGTTGGCACCCGCGCAGACCGGCACCCATGCCAGCGACGACCACAAGACCCGCGACACCTACGGCCATTCGCTGGTTGTTGCCCCGTGGGGCGAGGTGCTGCTGGATGCGGGCACCGCGCCGGGCATTTATCCGTTCACGCTGGACATGGCGCGTGTACAAGAGGCACGTACCCGCGTACCCAGTCTTGCCAACCGGCGGGATTTCAAGGCACCTTAG
- a CDS encoding MarR family winged helix-turn-helix transcriptional regulator, producing the protein MTENRNSLAITLISELLSADQRMRNRLTRALPKGMEISHFSVLNNLAWHDGEKTPAQLAETFNVTRGAMTNTLNKLVWAGYVHIRPDWDDARRKMVAISPAGRNARDHAIRQISPLINDVADDLGEAQVRATLDTLRALRRQLEG; encoded by the coding sequence ATGACGGAAAATCGAAACTCACTTGCGATCACGTTGATCAGCGAATTGCTGTCGGCTGATCAACGGATGCGCAACCGGCTGACCCGGGCGCTGCCCAAAGGCATGGAGATTTCGCATTTTTCGGTGCTGAATAATCTGGCTTGGCATGACGGCGAAAAGACCCCCGCGCAGCTGGCCGAGACGTTCAATGTCACCCGTGGCGCGATGACGAATACGCTGAATAAACTGGTCTGGGCGGGCTATGTGCATATCCGCCCCGATTGGGACGATGCGCGGCGAAAGATGGTGGCAATCAGCCCCGCAGGCCGCAATGCGCGGGATCATGCGATCCGGCAAATCTCGCCGTTGATCAATGACGTGGCCGATGATCTGGGGGAGGCGCAGGTGCGTGCCACGCTCGATACCCTACGCGCCCTGCGGCGCCAGCTGGAAGGCTGA
- the ubiG gene encoding bifunctional 2-polyprenyl-6-hydroxyphenol methylase/3-demethylubiquinol 3-O-methyltransferase UbiG, which yields MQAPQSTVDPAEIEKFQAMAAEWWDENGKFKPLHMLNPCRLDYITTQIAGEFDRDLKSPEPFRGLRILDIGCGGGLLSEPMARLGATVVGADAAAGNIPVAQVHAQQSGLDIDYRHTTAEALAEAGEQFDVVLNMEVVEHVASPIDYLIACRTLLKPGGLHICSTLNRNPKSFMMAIVGAEHVMRWLPKGTHEWSKFITPDELFDLLHKAGLTAVDRKGFVFNPITWSWRLSDRDLSVNYVTASLKPE from the coding sequence ATGCAAGCGCCTCAAAGCACTGTTGACCCCGCCGAGATCGAAAAGTTTCAGGCCATGGCCGCCGAATGGTGGGACGAGAACGGCAAGTTCAAGCCGCTGCATATGCTCAACCCCTGCCGTCTGGATTACATCACCACCCAAATCGCCGGAGAGTTCGACCGTGACCTGAAGTCGCCCGAACCGTTTCGCGGGCTGCGGATTCTGGACATCGGCTGCGGCGGCGGGCTGCTGTCGGAACCTATGGCGCGTTTGGGTGCGACCGTGGTCGGTGCAGATGCCGCAGCAGGCAACATCCCCGTCGCGCAGGTCCATGCGCAGCAATCGGGGCTCGACATCGACTATCGCCACACCACCGCCGAGGCGCTGGCCGAAGCGGGCGAACAATTCGACGTGGTGCTGAACATGGAGGTGGTCGAACATGTCGCCTCTCCTATCGATTATCTGATCGCCTGCCGCACCCTGCTGAAACCCGGCGGGCTGCACATCTGTTCAACGCTGAACCGCAACCCCAAGTCTTTCATGATGGCGATTGTCGGGGCAGAGCACGTGATGCGCTGGTTGCCCAAGGGCACCCATGAATGGTCGAAATTCATCACCCCGGATGAGCTCTTTGACCTGCTGCATAAGGCGGGCCTGACGGCAGTGGATCGCAAAGGGTTCGTCTTCAACCCGATCACATGGTCGTGGCGTCTGTCCGATCGTGACCTGAGCGTGAACTACGTCACCGCCAGCCTGAAGCCAGAGTGA
- the pip gene encoding prolyl aminopeptidase, whose product MDKIPDQKRAVQYLHPPIDPFDQRMMDVGDGHSIYVEQCGNPDGIPVVVLHGGPGGGCSPSMRRYFDPAKYHVILFDQRGCGRSKPFASVTNNTTWDLVADIERIREALGIEKWIAFGGSWGATLALIYAETHPERVRNIILRGVFMMTQAELDWFYGGGAGKFWPDLWARFTGLIPEAEHGDLIAAYHRRLFCGDRMTEVKYGKAWAAWENALASIHSSGGSYEGPGEYSRTFARLENHYFTNAGFLEFDGQILAHVDRIAHIPGVIVQGRYDMICPPSSAYELAQAWPNAELKMVRNAGHALSEPGISAELVRTMDRIAAQ is encoded by the coding sequence ATGGACAAAATCCCGGACCAAAAGCGCGCAGTGCAATATCTTCACCCGCCGATCGATCCCTTCGATCAGCGGATGATGGATGTGGGCGATGGTCATTCGATCTATGTCGAACAATGCGGCAACCCCGATGGCATTCCCGTGGTGGTCCTGCATGGCGGCCCCGGCGGCGGGTGCAGCCCGTCGATGCGGCGCTATTTCGATCCGGCAAAATATCACGTGATCCTGTTTGACCAGCGCGGCTGTGGACGGTCCAAGCCTTTCGCGTCGGTCACCAACAACACCACATGGGATCTGGTCGCGGATATCGAACGTATCCGCGAAGCGCTTGGCATCGAGAAATGGATTGCTTTTGGCGGCAGCTGGGGCGCGACGCTGGCGTTGATCTATGCCGAAACCCACCCCGAGAGGGTGCGCAACATCATCCTGCGCGGCGTCTTCATGATGACGCAGGCGGAGCTTGACTGGTTCTATGGCGGCGGCGCGGGCAAGTTCTGGCCGGATCTTTGGGCGCGGTTTACCGGCCTGATCCCCGAGGCAGAGCACGGCGATCTGATCGCGGCCTACCACCGTCGGCTGTTCTGTGGCGACCGCATGACCGAGGTGAAATACGGCAAGGCCTGGGCCGCGTGGGAAAACGCGCTGGCCTCGATCCATTCGTCGGGCGGGTCGTATGAAGGCCCGGGGGAATATTCGCGCACCTTTGCCCGTCTTGAGAATCACTATTTCACCAACGCCGGATTTCTTGAGTTTGACGGCCAGATCCTTGCGCATGTGGACCGCATTGCCCATATCCCCGGCGTGATTGTGCAAGGCCGCTACGATATGATTTGCCCCCCCTCCAGCGCGTATGAACTGGCGCAGGCTTGGCCCAATGCCGAGCTGAAGATGGTGCGCAATGCCGGTCACGCGCTGTCCGAACCCGGCATCAGCGCTGAACTGGTGCGCACGATGGACAGGATTGCCGCGCAATGA
- a CDS encoding ABC transporter substrate-binding protein, which produces MTRSLMDRRALFASGAAAALLAATGVSAASMPKAGGRLRMALSGAARSDTWGQGDGLFMQVARQGLIFDTLTEIAADGTLRGELATAWQGSADGRVWLVDLRKDVPFHDQRPMTARDVVASLALDGVVEATGPHQLRITMDAPAMDLPFTLADPRHVIRAAHAMDDGIGTGLYRLRRFTPGQQVLAERVADHYKGRSAGWFDTVELVSIPAPQVRAQAMAEYLVEAADLNDGEALQSYDDIALLPHARGVTHAVSRSIAMPLRTGQHRPLDNLRAAERWWLA; this is translated from the coding sequence ATGACCCGCTCTTTGATGGATCGCCGTGCTTTATTTGCCTCGGGTGCTGCGGCGGCCTTGCTGGCTGCGACAGGTGTGTCGGCGGCGTCCATGCCCAAAGCGGGCGGGCGGTTACGGATGGCGCTGTCGGGGGCGGCGCGCAGCGATACTTGGGGGCAGGGCGATGGCCTGTTCATGCAGGTGGCGCGGCAGGGGCTGATTTTTGATACGCTGACCGAAATCGCCGCCGACGGCACCCTGCGCGGAGAGCTGGCAACGGCCTGGCAGGGCAGCGCCGACGGGCGCGTCTGGCTGGTCGATCTGCGCAAGGATGTGCCGTTTCACGACCAACGACCCATGACCGCGCGCGATGTTGTCGCGTCCTTGGCGTTGGACGGAGTGGTAGAGGCGACCGGCCCCCATCAGCTGCGCATCACGATGGATGCGCCCGCGATGGACTTGCCCTTTACGCTGGCGGACCCGCGTCATGTGATCCGCGCCGCCCACGCGATGGACGACGGCATTGGCACCGGCCTGTACCGTCTGCGAAGATTTACGCCGGGTCAGCAGGTTTTGGCCGAACGTGTGGCAGATCACTACAAAGGGCGCAGCGCCGGCTGGTTCGATACGGTTGAACTGGTGTCCATCCCCGCGCCGCAGGTTCGTGCGCAGGCGATGGCTGAATATCTGGTCGAAGCGGCAGACCTGAATGATGGCGAAGCCCTTCAATCTTATGATGATATTGCCTTGCTGCCCCATGCGCGCGGGGTGACCCATGCGGTGTCACGCAGCATCGCCATGCCCCTGCGCACCGGTCAGCATCGCCCGCTGGACAACCTGCGCGCCGCCGAACGCTGGTGGCTGGCCTAA